The window atttttattttttgaaaagaaaaaaattaagtttAAAAAAAAGGAAATGAAAAAACCAACTTACTTGACACAAACAATAcaaagtaatttttttttctgttttttcttCCCTGTAGATGGTATGACCCCAAAAAAGTTATCTTTTTTTGTGATCATAAAATGTCTTTTTCTTTTGCTATTGATGTGAagagattttttttattacaCTCCCATTTAGATTatgtacatataaaaatatttttcaaaaaaaaaaaattaaacagagAAAAGAATCCCTTAAACAAAGATGCAAAAGGCCCCACATAAAATAAACGAAATAAATGAGAGGTGGCGCGTGTGTCCCAAGTGAGGCTAAAATTTGTTGGAATTTGGGTTTTACAACTTTTATAGCCTATATCTAGACTGGAGTTTGTATTTTAATAAATAGGTGGAGTGTAAAAATACAAACCCTTTTTATTTAGCAGCCGGCCGACGGGCAAGCCATTAATTGTCATTAAGatctataaatacataaaatatatcAAAGAACGATCCAAAATACGATGGAGTTTAATTGGACTTTTGTTTTCGTTTCTTTCATAACTATTCTCTTTCTTCTTTACCTCCGAAAAAAATATGCCACAACCGGCGGAAAACGGCAACCACCAGCTCCACCAGGGTGGCCTGTGTTTGGTAACCTTTTCAATCTTGGTGCCATGCCACATAGAACTGTGGCCGGACTTGCCGCTGAATATGGTCCGGTCATTAGCTTAAAACTTGGCTCGGTGAACACAGTGGCGATCTTGAGTGCCAAGGCCGCCACTGAGTTTTTCAAGAATCATGATCTGACGTTCATGGAACGCACGATCACCGAGGCCAGTAAGTCTCACGGCTATGACAAATCTTCCTTAGCACTCGCTCCATACGGAATGTACTGGCGAGTGCTAAGGAAGATCTGTACAGTCGAGATGCTTGTGGCAAAAAGGATCAACGAGTCGATCGCCGTTAGGAGACGGTGCGTTGATGACATGTTAACTTGGATTGAAAAAGAAGCCGATTCAAGTGAAACTGGGACTGGGATCCACGTTGCAAAGTTTGTGTTCCTCTCATCGTTTAACCTACTAGGCAACCTCATGCTCTCCCGCAACTTGGCAGGCCCGGATTCTAAACTTGCATCCGAGTTTTTTACTGTGATGGTAGGGATGATGGAATGGGGCGGTCATCCGAATATATCGGATTTGTACCCGTGGCTGAAATGGTTCGATTTACAAGGGGTGAGAAAGAAAATGGACCGAGATGTTGGAAAAGCGATAGAAATAGCAACGGGGTGGGTAGAAGAGCGGGTGGAGGAGCGGAAAAATGGCATCGATAGACATAAGGACTTTTTGGACGTGTTGTTGGACTATGAGGGCACCGGAAAAGATGAACTAGAGAAGATGTCAGAGAGGGATATCACTATTTTTATTTTGGTGAGTTTTTGACTATTAATTTGTTGGTGTTTTCAATACTAATAGCGCATCTTTCTAATTTTTTTCAGGAGATATTTCTGGCTGGGTCTGAAACAACTAGTAGTACGGTTGAATGGGCCCTAAGCGAGTTACTCAGGGCACCTGACAAAATGATACGGGCCAAACATGAGTTGAATTCAGTGATTGGCTCAAACGAAAAACTCGAAGAGAGTTCCATTGATAACCTTCCTTACCTACAAGCCATCATAAAGGAAACCCTACGTCTCCATGCTCCGATCCCATTTCTGGTCCCACGAAAGGCTGCCCACGACACCGACTTCATGGGATACCATATCCTAAAAGATACCCAATTGTTTGTGAATGCATGGGCCATAGGAAGGGACCCAGAatgttgggaaaaccctaattcatttgaGCCCGAGAGGTTTTTGGGCTCAAAAGTTGATTACCGAGGTCAACACTTTGAACTCATACCATTTGGTGGAGGGAGAAGGATGTGTGTAGGGGTACCACTAGCGCACCGTGTGTTGCACCTTGTATTGGGTTCGTTGTTACACGAGTTTGATTGGGAGCTTGAAAGCCATGTGAAAGCCGAGACGCTGGACATGAATGATAAAATGGGAATTGTTGTTAGGAAACGGGAACCACTAATAGCGATACCCAAAAAGATTAAATGTTAgtttatatatatgtttgtttatCGCTACATTATGAACTTTATTCAAGTAAATCTTCATGTATTGTGAAATTTATGTTAGGATTAAGGGCAAGAAATGATAAGTTGCGTGTTCTTTTTTATGATATAGTTTTATTTTCATATTTCCTAGtagaacaatatattaaaaaaaacatattgaaATACAGcaaagaatgtttttttttttttttttttttttttttttttttttttttgttacaattGAAAATATTTTAGTGGTATAAAATTCTAATAAAAGAAGAGATCAAGAacaatgttataaatttatagcgattgaaaataaagaaaacataaaaatgtgatTTATGATACAAAAATAAAAAGGACATTATATCAAACTTTTCTGCATTTCTCCGTTATAATAATCTTATATAATAAATACCAATGACGAGCTTCGTGTTCGTGTGTAACTTCGTGGGTAACTGCCCTCGGAAAAGATTGATAGCTAGCCAGTAGCCCAGTATGATCTTTTTGTACCCTTTGGAATATATGAACGCCAGAAGTgaaaaggatttttttttttaaaaataggcGTCTTAAATGTCATCTCCCTATTATGTGGTGTAAATATAAATGTAAGTATGTAAACATTGGTTGTGGTAGTTAGGTAGGTTTTCACATGGAATTGGAAATCGGATCCCATGGCACCAGATCTGAATCGAAACCTAATACATCTTGAAGGATCTTTGGGGCAATTTCGTATATCAAACAGATTGGACACGTGGAGTTGCAAAATTGGTACGAATGGGGTGTATACGGTGGAGGATCTCCGAAAAAATGGACGAATTTACCCCCACCTTACCAGGACCTAGAGTTGAATGGTTGAAAGAAGTCCCACTCAAAGTGTTGTGTTTCATTTGGCGGGCCAAATGGGGCAGAATCCCATCAGCACAGGCATTGGAAGGTAGAGGTGTTCAAGTACCCTCAATAATTTGTGGgtattgtctaaatggtgttgaATCTGCAGACCATATTCTCATTCAGTGTAAGTTTGCAGTTATTGTGCGC of the Lactuca sativa cultivar Salinas chromosome 6, Lsat_Salinas_v11, whole genome shotgun sequence genome contains:
- the LOC128126776 gene encoding uncharacterized protein LOC128126776, producing the protein MDEFTPTLPGPRVEWLKEVPLKVLCFIWRAKWGRIPSAQALEGRGVQVPSIICGYCLNGVESADHILIQCKFAVIVRNWIMNWCGINSGDIDNLDTLLHSVANWSQCTKKRRILTLIYYGMIWSIWKARNERIFNQVKRSPTQVMDDIQELVLY
- the LOC111894060 gene encoding cytochrome P450 76A2; protein product: MEFNWTFVFVSFITILFLLYLRKKYATTGGKRQPPAPPGWPVFGNLFNLGAMPHRTVAGLAAEYGPVISLKLGSVNTVAILSAKAATEFFKNHDLTFMERTITEASKSHGYDKSSLALAPYGMYWRVLRKICTVEMLVAKRINESIAVRRRCVDDMLTWIEKEADSSETGTGIHVAKFVFLSSFNLLGNLMLSRNLAGPDSKLASEFFTVMVGMMEWGGHPNISDLYPWLKWFDLQGVRKKMDRDVGKAIEIATGWVEERVEERKNGIDRHKDFLDVLLDYEGTGKDELEKMSERDITIFILEIFLAGSETTSSTVEWALSELLRAPDKMIRAKHELNSVIGSNEKLEESSIDNLPYLQAIIKETLRLHAPIPFLVPRKAAHDTDFMGYHILKDTQLFVNAWAIGRDPECWENPNSFEPERFLGSKVDYRGQHFELIPFGGGRRMCVGVPLAHRVLHLVLGSLLHEFDWELESHVKAETLDMNDKMGIVVRKREPLIAIPKKIKC